One genomic segment of Actinoplanes ianthinogenes includes these proteins:
- a CDS encoding MFS transporter, translating into MEKNRRWWALVAVALGTFMTYLDNNVVNVALPSIQRELNLSISGLEWITSAYILVFAGLLLAGGRIGDVLGHRMVFLSGLGIFTVASVAAGLAGSQELLIGARAVQGIGAALLSPAALALLQEFFPDPKERGTAIGIWGAVGALALAIGPLTGGVLSQHASWGWIFLINLPIGVATLALSLATMPRGRAAERTNLLRRMDPIGLITSSLALFALTYALIEGDAEGWTSGLILGSFAVAAVAAAAFVIQQARTPDSMVNLAFFRLRMFTGGLLAMGLWAFGVFGIYFYMAIYLQNVLGFSPTEAGAGFVPLALITAVGAILAPRFEARFGVARVTAFGLAVMGAAIAGIAQYGEGTEYLDLLPWFALYGVGGGLLIPLSQVVVGALPAERAGVASGMLNVSREVFGLLGVTVLGAILSNRAGAATGTELHRYLVGYQFSLVIAAALVIVGVPVSLWMLRKARPAAEPLVVPVLETV; encoded by the coding sequence ATGGAGAAGAACCGCCGGTGGTGGGCGCTGGTCGCGGTCGCGCTCGGCACCTTCATGACCTACCTCGACAACAACGTGGTCAACGTCGCGTTGCCGAGCATCCAGCGCGAGCTGAACCTGAGCATCTCCGGCCTGGAGTGGATCACCAGCGCGTACATCCTGGTCTTCGCCGGTCTGCTGCTGGCCGGCGGACGCATCGGCGACGTCCTGGGCCACCGCATGGTGTTCCTCAGCGGCCTGGGGATCTTCACGGTGGCCTCGGTCGCCGCCGGCCTGGCCGGAAGCCAGGAACTGCTGATCGGCGCCCGTGCCGTGCAGGGCATCGGCGCGGCCCTGCTCTCGCCCGCCGCTCTGGCGCTGTTGCAGGAGTTCTTCCCGGACCCGAAGGAGCGCGGCACCGCGATCGGCATCTGGGGCGCGGTCGGCGCCCTGGCCCTGGCCATCGGCCCGCTCACCGGCGGCGTGCTCAGCCAGCACGCCTCCTGGGGCTGGATCTTCCTGATCAACCTGCCGATCGGCGTGGCCACCCTGGCGCTCTCGCTGGCCACCATGCCGCGCGGCCGGGCCGCCGAGCGGACCAACCTGCTGCGGCGCATGGACCCGATCGGCCTGATCACGTCCTCGCTCGCGCTGTTCGCCCTGACCTACGCCCTCATCGAGGGTGACGCCGAGGGCTGGACCTCCGGCCTCATCCTCGGATCGTTCGCGGTCGCCGCCGTGGCCGCGGCCGCCTTCGTGATCCAGCAGGCCCGCACCCCCGACTCGATGGTGAACCTGGCCTTCTTCCGCCTGCGGATGTTCACCGGTGGTCTGCTGGCCATGGGCCTGTGGGCGTTCGGCGTCTTCGGCATCTACTTCTACATGGCCATCTACCTGCAGAACGTGCTCGGCTTCTCGCCCACCGAGGCCGGCGCCGGCTTCGTCCCGCTGGCCCTGATCACCGCCGTCGGCGCGATCCTGGCGCCCCGTTTCGAGGCCCGCTTCGGCGTCGCCCGGGTGACCGCTTTCGGCCTCGCGGTGATGGGCGCCGCGATCGCCGGCATCGCCCAGTACGGCGAGGGCACCGAGTACCTGGACCTGCTGCCGTGGTTCGCCCTCTACGGCGTCGGCGGCGGCCTGCTCATCCCGCTCAGCCAGGTCGTCGTCGGCGCCCTCCCGGCCGAGCGCGCCGGTGTCGCCTCCGGCATGCTCAACGTCTCCCGCGAGGTCTTCGGCCTGCTCGGCGTGACGGTCCTCGGCGCGATCCTGAGCAACCGGGCCGGCGCCGCGACCGGCACCGAGCTGCACCGCTACCTGGTCGGCTACCAGTTCTCCCTGGTCATCGCCGCGGCGCTGGTCATCGTCGGGGTGCCGGTCAGCCTCTGGATGCTGCGCAAGGCGCGGCCCGCCGCGGAGCCCCTGGTGGTCCCTGTGCTTGAGACGGTCTGA
- a CDS encoding FtsX-like permease family protein — protein sequence MTGLVLAMVWRRRGQAVTLALLALLAVAAAVAAPAYLIAADRAVAAGQIATAAPGELGVSIAASLDARAGADPDAPPPVDFTTVGAALVDLPGFDYVYAAEYPAVGIEPTLEFASRMVFRQRVCDHLRIRAGRCPAGEGELLLGERTAARLGLRPGDPVTLTGARFNDDPRAPGYLPAAIPQRLTVVGTYAVRDAGEAYWGTHGYFTATPGRGPGEPVFTIMATVRAMDHPGTDVSIDGTAGAAVLDVDRLGELRAGVERLRETAGKLGSAVQLSTGLPGLLDRIDAGRAAARQLVPVLAVPLVLLACFSIFLAVGYGAEGRQNELAVVALRGARWWTRWWLATGESLVAVLAGALLGCLAGQLLVNAVAANRFPGVGVDPGWSSLRYAPLAAVAALLAAVAAQRRQLLSPVSTLLRRTPARRGRRVLITEAVVVVLAVVAGIQLAVSNGSLTGLGLFAPALLILAFALVASRLLVPVVTGAAARALHRGRPGTALAGFQLSRRPGAERLFALLVATVGVAGYAACAVDTAARGRDVEAVLGTGAARVLDVGPVYRQQLLAAVRAVDPHGDFAMAVSRLPSGGPSIPGGLAVDSTRLAVVADWPDDAPTARSVAGRLRPDTAEPPPVLSGTDVSVVATTSGLGAGKRLRISLALTSVQGRGDTEVQLGELQPGRRTYQQRVPVCQGGCRLNGIGLTAVGTALGITGRVVINELGSVNPVADAVPAERLREPGRWRMPRNGRLSADPAGLRIDVDASGGLSAAAWVQPVDTPWPLPAAHAGPLPPGAVLTGLDANPLPVVPIAGLPAVPVLGRHATLVDLEYADRVAVDAAQAQLPQVWLNDRAPADIVDRLSAQGLTVTGDHRAALTARRLHVQGPALALWFHVLAAGLAVLLGAGALVLAAAVDRGRRVEDLSALRIQGLGRGAAGRAALWTYAILVFAATLVGLLVALGAWALTGWTLPLAGLTPPDLPLPAWPRPGVVAGACGAVAALLFLVALATGRDLRDRIESKTVNGRNG from the coding sequence GTGACCGGCCTCGTCCTCGCCATGGTCTGGCGGCGCCGCGGCCAGGCCGTCACCCTGGCCCTGCTCGCGCTGCTGGCGGTCGCCGCGGCGGTGGCCGCCCCGGCCTACCTGATCGCCGCCGACCGGGCGGTCGCGGCCGGGCAGATCGCCACCGCCGCCCCCGGCGAGCTGGGCGTGAGCATCGCCGCGTCGCTGGACGCGCGGGCCGGCGCCGACCCGGACGCGCCGCCGCCGGTGGACTTCACCACGGTCGGCGCGGCCCTGGTCGACCTCCCCGGGTTCGATTACGTCTACGCCGCCGAGTACCCGGCCGTCGGCATCGAGCCGACCCTGGAGTTCGCCTCCCGGATGGTCTTCCGCCAGCGGGTCTGCGACCACCTGAGGATCCGGGCCGGTCGCTGCCCGGCCGGCGAGGGCGAGCTGCTGCTCGGCGAGCGGACCGCGGCCCGACTCGGGCTGCGGCCCGGTGACCCGGTGACGCTGACCGGGGCCCGGTTCAACGACGACCCGCGCGCACCGGGATACCTGCCGGCGGCGATCCCGCAGCGGCTCACTGTGGTCGGCACCTACGCGGTGCGGGACGCCGGCGAGGCGTACTGGGGGACGCACGGCTACTTCACCGCGACGCCCGGGCGCGGGCCGGGCGAGCCGGTCTTCACGATCATGGCGACCGTGCGGGCGATGGACCACCCGGGCACCGACGTGTCGATCGACGGCACCGCCGGGGCGGCCGTGCTCGACGTGGACCGGCTCGGCGAGCTGCGCGCCGGGGTGGAGCGGCTGCGGGAGACGGCCGGCAAGCTCGGCTCCGCGGTGCAGCTCAGCACCGGCCTGCCCGGGCTGCTGGACCGGATCGACGCGGGCCGGGCCGCCGCCCGCCAGCTGGTCCCGGTGCTGGCGGTGCCGCTGGTGCTGCTCGCCTGCTTCAGCATCTTCCTGGCGGTCGGTTACGGCGCCGAGGGTCGGCAGAACGAGCTGGCCGTGGTCGCGCTGCGCGGCGCCCGCTGGTGGACCCGGTGGTGGCTGGCCACCGGGGAGAGCCTGGTCGCCGTGCTGGCCGGCGCCCTGCTCGGCTGCCTCGCCGGGCAACTGCTGGTCAACGCGGTGGCGGCGAACCGGTTCCCGGGCGTCGGCGTGGACCCGGGCTGGTCGTCGCTGCGCTACGCCCCGCTCGCCGCCGTCGCGGCGCTGCTCGCCGCGGTCGCCGCCCAGCGCCGTCAGCTGCTCAGCCCGGTCAGCACGCTGCTGCGCCGCACCCCGGCCCGGCGCGGCCGGCGGGTGCTGATCACCGAGGCCGTGGTGGTGGTCCTGGCCGTCGTCGCCGGGATCCAGCTGGCCGTCTCCAACGGCTCGCTGACCGGGCTCGGCCTGTTCGCCCCGGCCCTGCTGATCCTCGCGTTCGCGCTGGTCGCATCGCGGCTGCTGGTGCCGGTGGTGACCGGCGCGGCGGCCCGCGCGCTGCACCGCGGCCGACCCGGCACCGCGCTGGCCGGGTTCCAGCTGTCCCGCCGTCCCGGCGCCGAACGCCTGTTCGCGCTGCTGGTGGCGACCGTCGGGGTGGCCGGGTACGCGGCCTGCGCCGTGGACACCGCGGCCCGCGGCCGGGACGTCGAGGCGGTCCTCGGCACCGGCGCGGCCCGGGTGCTCGACGTGGGACCAGTCTACCGGCAGCAGCTCCTGGCCGCGGTCCGCGCCGTCGACCCGCACGGCGACTTCGCGATGGCGGTCAGCCGGCTGCCCAGCGGCGGCCCGTCCATCCCCGGCGGCCTGGCGGTGGACAGCACCCGGCTCGCCGTGGTCGCCGACTGGCCGGACGACGCGCCCACCGCCCGGAGCGTGGCCGGGCGGCTGCGCCCGGACACGGCCGAGCCGCCGCCGGTCCTGTCCGGCACCGACGTCAGCGTGGTGGCCACCACCAGCGGCCTGGGTGCGGGCAAACGGCTGCGGATCAGCCTGGCGCTCACCTCGGTCCAGGGGCGCGGCGACACCGAGGTGCAGCTCGGGGAGCTCCAGCCGGGGCGGCGCACGTACCAGCAGCGGGTGCCGGTCTGCCAGGGCGGCTGCCGGCTCAACGGGATCGGGCTGACCGCGGTCGGCACCGCGCTGGGCATCACCGGCCGGGTGGTGATCAACGAGCTGGGCAGCGTGAACCCGGTCGCCGACGCGGTGCCCGCCGAACGGCTGCGGGAGCCGGGCCGGTGGCGGATGCCGCGCAACGGGCGGCTGAGCGCCGACCCGGCCGGGCTGCGGATCGACGTGGACGCCTCCGGCGGGCTGTCCGCGGCGGCCTGGGTGCAGCCGGTCGACACGCCGTGGCCGCTGCCCGCCGCGCACGCCGGCCCGCTGCCGCCCGGCGCGGTGCTGACCGGCCTGGACGCCAACCCGCTGCCGGTCGTGCCGATCGCCGGGCTGCCCGCGGTGCCGGTCCTGGGCCGGCACGCCACGCTGGTCGACCTGGAGTACGCCGACCGGGTGGCGGTGGACGCGGCGCAGGCGCAGCTGCCCCAGGTGTGGCTGAACGACCGGGCCCCGGCCGACATCGTGGACCGGCTGTCCGCGCAGGGCCTGACCGTCACCGGCGACCACCGGGCCGCGCTGACCGCCCGGCGGCTGCACGTGCAGGGGCCGGCGCTCGCGCTCTGGTTCCACGTGCTGGCGGCCGGGCTCGCGGTGCTGCTCGGGGCGGGAGCTCTCGTGCTCGCGGCGGCGGTGGACCGGGGGCGCCGGGTCGAGGACCTGAGCGCGCTGCGGATTCAGGGGCTGGGACGGGGGGCTGCGGGGCGGGCGGCGCTCTGGACGTACGCCATCCTGGTTTTCGCCGCGACCCTCGTCGGTCTGCTGGTGGCCCTCGGCGCCTGGGCGCTGACCGGCTGGACCCTGCCGCTGGCCGGGCTCACCCCGCCGGACCTGCCGCTGCCGGCCTGGCCGCGGCCCGGTGTCGTGGCCGGCGCCTGCGGTGCGGTGGCCGCCCTGCTCTTCCTGGTGGCCCTGGCCACCGGGCGTGATCTGCGTGATCGCATCGAATCGAAGACCGTGAACGGGAGGAACGGATGA
- a CDS encoding TetR/AcrR family transcriptional regulator yields the protein MTPAERLSKAAVAERALRLGDEEGLDAVTIRRLAKELGVTPMALYWHFKNKDELLLGIVDHVLSDVRADRSAGDPWQKQLRAIVETVVGVMRAHPCLPDLLHAADKTQAESFTRATNDTLTLLAEAGFDVEESYWIAMYLLNGAMGLVAAQPDCPAGVPPEQADEWRRQKRVMLECLPADRFPMMIEFAKTYRRPPDIERYYAFGLDLLMSAVESMAARTH from the coding sequence GTGACTCCGGCAGAACGACTCAGCAAGGCGGCCGTGGCCGAGCGCGCACTGCGCCTCGGTGACGAGGAAGGCCTGGACGCCGTCACCATCCGCCGCCTGGCCAAGGAGCTGGGCGTCACGCCGATGGCGCTGTACTGGCATTTCAAGAACAAGGACGAGCTGCTGCTGGGCATCGTCGACCACGTGCTCAGCGACGTCCGGGCGGACCGCAGCGCCGGCGATCCGTGGCAGAAACAGCTGCGCGCCATCGTCGAGACGGTGGTCGGGGTGATGCGCGCCCACCCGTGCCTGCCGGACCTGCTGCACGCCGCGGACAAGACCCAGGCGGAGAGCTTCACCCGGGCCACCAACGACACCCTGACGCTGCTGGCCGAGGCCGGTTTCGACGTCGAGGAGTCCTACTGGATCGCGATGTACCTGCTGAACGGCGCCATGGGCCTGGTCGCCGCCCAGCCCGACTGCCCCGCCGGCGTGCCGCCCGAGCAGGCCGACGAGTGGCGCCGCCAGAAACGGGTCATGCTGGAGTGCCTGCCCGCCGACAGGTTCCCCATGATGATCGAGTTCGCGAAAACCTATCGCCGGCCGCCGGACATCGAGCGCTACTACGCCTTCGGCCTGGACCTGCTGATGTCCGCCGTCGAGTCGATGGCCGCCCGCACCCACTGA
- a CDS encoding FtsX-like permease family protein: protein MLALVLGAVRTRTAQVLTILALTVVATAIAAAAPWYAAAATARAAEVDLAAAPAAQRMLSIRQGALTGGDAAGALEDFRASVRPLLPMTLDQPVYGLVKPLNVATGPARPVLPAAYREQFCDRVTLDGPCPSRPGEAAISRDAATRLGLAPGDRFSLVDSPGQDTVTLTVVARYTPREPDGPYWSDPLYRKDQGLDPAFTPLSTFAADVLRSPTLTLDGQVPDRLFRGAGGFDLAAELRETDARLAAAKVRLVTTSAGLLVTLHRDRVAIRDGVATAAVQTLVLAWFAIGLAGRYTGRDRRADAALLKLRGTSRLGTLRLVWGQHLVPLLAGALLGAPAGYLLARLLAGPVTDPGDRRSAVLLSLGAVAAVLLGGLLVLAVLEALVLRRPVPDLLRGAGTATAGTWRSGLADLLLVAVAGAAVYQSRTAGADGAGLARAAPVLLALAVALLLARLLTRAADRGGAAWVRGGRLPAGLTALRVSRQPGTDRVVALLVVAVAVFLTATGAWAGERAARDDRSAAESGAPRVLRVQAANRIALLTAVRTADPGGTRAMAVVVDTTSEPRVLSVDSARFAAVAERAPLDVTPPAAGDAGPGLPLVTGDRLTVRVRRDGPAPVQLTLTLRHDGTGVPSVVPFGALRAGEQEVSAPVRGCATAPGCRIVRWTVTAPAARDGTAGPASPGSAVVVRDMAQANPAADLLGPAELGDVTRWRAGADGAALDVSTAGGALRLSPDQNAMHLPSAGAEAWAVDTPLPLPVVLAGPEPDGWRLDDPTITLGGSPMPISVRAHVPAVPVLGRSGVLTDLDALRRLTGDAEPPGEYQVWLAAGAPDSLVAALTAAGLQVSGDGTRADRFDRLGRQGPAAVTRFGLLAGLAALLLAAATCAVAAAVDRRGAGDQLRALRLQGLATRVAVAVGYAGTAAPIVAGLLGGTLAALLTAPLTGTRVLAFTDGWDVLPLPAPLGGIALGLGLLTASALLGLTGWLAVQPLVRRLRAVL, encoded by the coding sequence ATGCTTGCGCTCGTTCTCGGTGCCGTGCGGACCAGGACCGCGCAGGTGCTCACGATCCTGGCGCTGACCGTGGTGGCCACCGCGATCGCCGCGGCTGCTCCGTGGTATGCCGCGGCCGCCACCGCGCGGGCCGCCGAGGTGGATCTCGCCGCCGCGCCCGCGGCGCAGCGGATGCTGTCGATCAGACAGGGTGCGCTCACCGGTGGCGACGCCGCCGGGGCCCTGGAGGACTTTCGAGCTTCGGTACGCCCATTGCTCCCGATGACCCTCGACCAGCCGGTGTACGGCCTGGTCAAGCCCCTGAACGTGGCAACCGGCCCGGCCCGCCCGGTGCTGCCGGCGGCGTACCGTGAGCAGTTCTGCGACCGGGTCACCCTGGACGGCCCGTGCCCGTCCCGCCCGGGCGAGGCCGCCATCAGCCGGGACGCCGCGACGCGCCTCGGCCTCGCTCCCGGCGACCGGTTCTCCCTGGTCGACAGCCCGGGACAGGACACGGTGACGCTCACCGTGGTGGCCCGTTACACGCCCCGGGAGCCGGACGGTCCGTACTGGAGCGACCCGCTGTACCGCAAGGACCAGGGTCTCGACCCGGCCTTCACCCCACTGTCGACGTTCGCGGCCGACGTGCTCCGGTCACCCACGCTCACTCTCGACGGGCAGGTGCCGGACCGGCTCTTCCGCGGCGCCGGCGGCTTCGACCTGGCCGCCGAGCTGCGCGAGACCGACGCCCGGCTGGCCGCGGCCAAGGTCCGCCTGGTCACCACCAGCGCCGGCCTGCTCGTCACGCTGCACCGGGACCGGGTGGCCATCCGCGACGGCGTCGCCACCGCCGCCGTGCAGACACTGGTCCTCGCCTGGTTCGCGATCGGGCTCGCCGGTCGCTACACCGGCCGGGACCGCCGCGCCGACGCCGCCCTGCTCAAGCTGCGCGGCACGAGCCGGCTCGGCACGCTGCGCCTGGTCTGGGGCCAGCACCTGGTCCCGCTGCTGGCCGGCGCCCTGCTCGGCGCCCCCGCCGGATATCTGCTGGCCCGGCTGCTGGCCGGCCCGGTCACCGACCCCGGCGACCGGCGGAGCGCGGTGCTGCTGTCGCTCGGGGCGGTCGCCGCCGTGCTGCTCGGTGGCCTGCTCGTGCTCGCCGTGCTGGAAGCGCTGGTGCTGCGCCGGCCGGTGCCGGACCTGCTGCGCGGCGCCGGCACCGCGACCGCCGGCACCTGGCGGTCCGGTCTGGCCGACCTGCTGCTGGTGGCGGTCGCCGGGGCGGCCGTCTATCAGTCCCGGACGGCCGGGGCCGACGGTGCGGGTCTGGCCCGGGCCGCCCCGGTGCTGCTCGCGCTGGCCGTGGCGCTGCTGCTGGCCCGGCTGCTGACCCGGGCCGCGGACCGCGGCGGCGCGGCCTGGGTCCGCGGCGGGCGGCTGCCGGCCGGCCTCACCGCGCTGCGGGTGTCCCGCCAGCCCGGGACCGACCGGGTGGTCGCGCTGCTGGTCGTGGCGGTCGCGGTGTTCCTCACCGCGACCGGCGCGTGGGCCGGCGAACGCGCCGCCCGGGACGACCGCAGCGCCGCCGAGAGCGGCGCGCCCCGGGTGCTGCGGGTGCAGGCGGCGAACCGGATCGCGCTGCTCACCGCGGTCCGCACGGCCGACCCGGGCGGGACCCGGGCGATGGCGGTGGTGGTCGACACCACCAGCGAGCCGCGGGTGCTGTCGGTGGACAGCGCGCGGTTCGCCGCGGTGGCCGAGCGGGCGCCGCTGGACGTGACGCCGCCCGCGGCCGGGGACGCCGGGCCGGGGCTGCCGCTGGTGACCGGGGACCGGCTGACCGTGCGGGTGCGGCGGGACGGGCCGGCGCCCGTGCAGCTCACGCTCACCCTGCGGCACGACGGGACCGGTGTGCCGTCGGTGGTGCCGTTCGGCGCTCTGCGTGCGGGGGAGCAGGAGGTCAGCGCTCCGGTGCGGGGCTGCGCGACAGCGCCCGGCTGCCGGATCGTGCGCTGGACGGTGACCGCTCCCGCCGCGCGGGACGGGACGGCCGGGCCGGCGTCGCCCGGGAGTGCGGTGGTCGTCCGCGACATGGCACAGGCGAACCCGGCGGCGGACCTGCTCGGCCCGGCCGAACTCGGCGATGTGACGCGGTGGCGGGCCGGCGCGGACGGCGCCGCGCTGGACGTCTCCACCGCCGGCGGCGCGTTGCGGCTGTCGCCCGACCAGAACGCCATGCACCTGCCGTCGGCGGGCGCGGAGGCGTGGGCCGTGGACACCCCGCTGCCGCTGCCGGTGGTGCTGGCCGGGCCGGAACCGGACGGCTGGCGGCTCGACGACCCGACCATCACCCTCGGCGGCAGTCCGATGCCGATCAGCGTCCGCGCGCACGTGCCGGCGGTGCCCGTGCTCGGCCGCTCCGGGGTGCTGACCGACCTCGACGCGCTGCGGCGGCTGACCGGCGACGCCGAGCCGCCCGGCGAATATCAGGTCTGGCTGGCCGCCGGCGCGCCGGACTCCCTGGTCGCGGCGCTGACCGCGGCCGGCCTCCAGGTGTCCGGGGACGGCACCCGGGCCGATCGGTTCGACCGGCTGGGGCGGCAGGGACCGGCCGCGGTGACCCGGTTCGGGCTGCTCGCCGGCCTGGCCGCGCTGCTGCTCGCGGCGGCGACCTGCGCGGTGGCCGCCGCGGTGGACCGGCGCGGCGCCGGTGACCAGCTGCGCGCCCTCCGGTTGCAGGGGCTGGCGACCCGGGTCGCGGTCGCCGTCGGGTACGCCGGAACCGCCGCCCCGATCGTCGCCGGCCTGCTCGGCGGCACCCTGGCCGCGCTGCTCACCGCCCCGCTGACCGGCACCCGGGTGCTCGCCTTCACCGACGGCTGGGACGTGCTGCCGCTGCCCGCCCCGCTCGGCGGCATCGCCCTCGGCCTCGGCCTGCTGACCGCTTCCGCCCTCCTCGGCCTGACCGGCTGGCTGGCCGTGCAGCCGCTGGTCCGCCGTCTGCGAGCCGTGCTGTGA
- a CDS encoding ABC transporter ATP-binding protein — MTSVDLASVDLGYGTSEPVLRGVTVSARPGEVLAITGTSGAGKTTLLSAMAGLLPPRSGAVTVAGAPLGDRDAAVGRGVVLIPQENGLAAILTAAENISVAVIATGGSPADARRRTADALAAVGLAGQANQLIEELSGGQQQRAAIARGLALHGEVVLADEVTSELDAANRQKVLELLRAEADRGATVVLATHDPEAAAVCDRELHLVDGIATWARG; from the coding sequence ATGACTTCGGTGGACCTGGCATCGGTGGATCTGGGGTACGGGACGAGTGAGCCGGTGCTGCGGGGCGTGACGGTCAGCGCCCGCCCCGGCGAGGTGCTCGCCATCACCGGAACTTCCGGAGCCGGCAAGACCACTCTGCTGAGCGCGATGGCCGGGCTGCTGCCGCCGCGCTCGGGCGCGGTGACGGTGGCCGGCGCGCCGCTCGGCGACCGGGACGCCGCGGTCGGGCGCGGCGTGGTGCTGATCCCCCAGGAGAACGGACTGGCCGCGATCCTGACCGCGGCCGAGAACATCTCGGTGGCGGTGATCGCGACCGGCGGCTCACCGGCCGACGCCCGCCGCCGGACCGCCGACGCGCTGGCCGCGGTCGGCCTGGCCGGGCAGGCGAATCAGCTGATCGAGGAGCTTTCCGGCGGCCAGCAGCAGCGGGCCGCGATCGCCCGCGGGCTGGCCCTGCACGGCGAGGTGGTGCTGGCCGACGAGGTGACCAGCGAGCTCGACGCGGCCAACCGGCAGAAGGTGCTGGAGCTGCTGCGCGCCGAGGCGGACCGGGGCGCGACCGTGGTGCTGGCCACCCACGACCCGGAGGCGGCCGCGGTCTGTGACCGGGAGTTGCATCTCGTCGACGGCATCGCGACCTGGGCACGTGGCTGA
- a CDS encoding magnesium transporter CorA family protein → MTTVISCPMQTRLYERGRVIEQDFDFGALAGHLRERAESFAWVDLYQPQQADLAAVADEFGLHPLAVEDALAEHERPKLDHYPGHLFVNVYAVEYQPADSGPQVHKTEISAFITDRVVITVRKSPSDVRRLIERWDAEPDLAAKGGVNFLVYGLLDLVVDGQYSAARSIDEAMDSVEDVLLVAGGAPREVRMRGYEQRRALAALRRAVAPMPDVVNEVNRAEIELVNDHLKPYYRDVEDHAKRAVESIEHSLTRINELLDADLAEQSNVLNDVTRKLAAWAAIIAVPTALTGYFGQNLPYPGFGQLWGYAQSMTLIVLTATGLFFYLKKRGWL, encoded by the coding sequence GTGACCACAGTGATCTCCTGTCCGATGCAGACCCGGCTCTACGAGCGGGGCCGGGTGATCGAGCAGGACTTCGATTTCGGCGCGCTCGCCGGCCACCTGCGCGAGCGTGCCGAGTCGTTCGCCTGGGTGGACCTCTACCAGCCGCAACAGGCCGATCTCGCGGCCGTCGCCGACGAGTTCGGCCTGCACCCGCTCGCCGTCGAGGACGCCCTCGCCGAGCACGAGCGCCCCAAGCTGGACCACTATCCCGGCCACCTGTTCGTCAACGTCTACGCGGTGGAGTACCAGCCCGCCGACTCCGGGCCGCAGGTGCACAAGACGGAGATCAGCGCGTTCATCACCGACCGCGTGGTGATCACGGTGCGCAAGTCGCCGTCCGACGTGCGGCGGCTGATCGAGCGCTGGGACGCCGAGCCGGACCTGGCCGCCAAGGGCGGGGTCAACTTCCTGGTCTACGGGTTGCTCGACCTGGTCGTCGACGGTCAGTACAGCGCGGCCCGGTCGATCGACGAGGCGATGGACTCGGTCGAGGACGTGCTGCTCGTGGCGGGCGGCGCACCCCGGGAGGTGCGGATGCGCGGCTATGAGCAGCGCCGCGCGCTGGCCGCCCTGCGCCGGGCGGTGGCGCCCATGCCGGACGTGGTCAACGAGGTGAACCGGGCCGAGATCGAGCTGGTCAACGATCACCTGAAGCCGTATTACCGGGACGTCGAGGACCACGCCAAACGGGCCGTCGAGTCGATCGAGCACTCGCTCACCCGGATCAACGAGCTGCTCGACGCCGACCTCGCCGAGCAGAGCAACGTGCTCAACGACGTCACCCGCAAGCTCGCCGCCTGGGCCGCGATCATCGCGGTGCCGACCGCGCTCACCGGCTATTTCGGACAGAACCTGCCGTATCCCGGATTCGGGCAGCTCTGGGGTTACGCGCAGAGCATGACTCTGATCGTCCTCACGGCCACCGGCCTCTTCTTCTACCTCAAGAAACGCGGCTGGTTGTAA
- a CDS encoding nicotinamide mononucleotide transporter family protein — protein sequence MTWLDHLLTSFYTAKWQVTPDQAIYWREIVGNAFGLGSALFGLRRNAWAWPVGIVGNLLLLTVFLGQAVGNDQGTPLYGQAARQVFFLITSVYGWWRWQRNRRIEHGAAVIPHWAGHRQRLIFIPAALAAVAGCFFVFRAIGAGFPVPWWYYLADSWIFVGSMLATFAMARGWVEFWLCWIAVDLVGVPELLHFGYYPSAVLYAVYAGFVIWGFVVWLRLSRRFEARQDQVYAHAGN from the coding sequence GTGACTTGGCTCGACCATCTGCTGACCTCGTTCTACACCGCCAAGTGGCAGGTGACCCCGGACCAGGCGATCTATTGGCGGGAGATCGTCGGGAACGCGTTCGGTCTCGGCTCGGCGCTGTTCGGGCTGCGCCGCAACGCGTGGGCCTGGCCCGTGGGGATCGTCGGCAACCTGCTGCTGCTCACCGTCTTCCTCGGCCAGGCGGTCGGCAACGACCAGGGCACCCCGCTGTACGGCCAGGCCGCCCGCCAGGTCTTCTTCCTGATCACCAGCGTGTACGGCTGGTGGCGCTGGCAGCGCAACCGGCGGATCGAGCACGGCGCCGCGGTGATCCCGCACTGGGCCGGCCACCGGCAGCGCCTGATCTTCATCCCGGCCGCGCTGGCCGCCGTGGCCGGTTGCTTCTTCGTCTTCCGCGCGATCGGCGCCGGCTTCCCGGTCCCGTGGTGGTACTACCTGGCCGACTCATGGATCTTCGTGGGCTCGATGCTGGCGACCTTCGCGATGGCCCGGGGCTGGGTGGAGTTCTGGCTCTGCTGGATCGCCGTGGACCTGGTCGGCGTCCCCGAGCTGCTGCACTTCGGCTACTACCCCTCAGCGGTGCTGTACGCGGTCTACGCCGGCTTCGTCATCTGGGGCTTCGTCGTCTGGCTGCGCCTGTCCCGCCGGTTCGAAGCGCGTCAGGATCAGGTGTACGCCCACGCCGGCAACTAG